The Pseudomonas sp. KU26590 genomic sequence ACCATCTTTCTACATTCGGTTCAGCGCGGTGTTACTTGCGCTTCATCGACAGGAAGAACTCATCGTTGGTCTTGGTCTGTTTCAGCTTGTCGATCAAGAACTCGATGGCTGCGACCTCATCCATAGGATGCAGCAGCTTGCGCAGGATCCACATGCGCTGCAGCTCGTCGTCGGCCGTCAGCAACTCTTCGCGGCGTGTGCCGGAACGGTTGATGTTGATGGCCGGGAAGACGCGCTTCTCTGCGATCTTGCGATCCAGAGGCAGCTCCATGTTGCCGGTACCTTTGAATTCTTCGTAGATCACTTCATCCATCTTCGAGCCGGTTTCAACCAGCGCGGTGGCGATGATGGTCAGCGAGCCGCCTTCTTCGATGTTACGTGCCGCACCGAAGAAACGCTTTGGCTTCTCGAGAGCGTGCGCATCGACACCACCGGTCAGGACCTTGCCGGAGCTTGGAATGACGGTGTTGTAGGCGCGAGCCAGACGGGTGATGGAGTCGAGCAGGATAACCACGTCTTTCTTGTGCTCGACCAGGCGCTTGGCCTTTTCGATCACCATTTCGGCGACCTGCACGTGACGGGTAGGTGGCTCGTCGAAGGTGGAAGCAACTACTTCGCCGCGCACGGTACGCTGCATTTCGGTTACTTCTTCCGGACGCTCATCGATCAGCAGAACGATCAGATGGACTTCAGGGTTGTTGCGCGTGATGTTCGACGCGATGTTCTGCAGCATGATGGTCTTGCCCGCTTTTGGCGGAGCAACGATCAGACCGCGCTGACCTTTACCGATCGGGGCACACAGATCGATGACGCGACCAGTGAGGTCTTCGGTGGAACCGTTACCGGCTTCCATCTTCATGCGAATGGTCGGGAACAGCGGCGTCAGGTTTTCGAACAGAATCTTGTTCTTCGCGTTTTCTGGACGGTCGAAGTTGATGGTGTCGACCTTGAGCAGTGCGAAGTAACGCTCGCCTTCCTTTGGCGGACGGATCTTGCCGACAATGGTGTCGCCCGTGCGCAGGTTGAAGCGGCGGATCTGGCTGGGCGAGACGTAAATGTCGTCCGGGCCGGCGAGGTAGGAGGCGTCTGCAGAACGAAGGAAGCCGAAGCCATCCTGGAGGATCTCCAGCACGCCGTCACCCGAGATTTCCTCGCCGCTTTTCGCGTGCTTCTTCAGCAGGGAGAAAATCACGTCCTGCTTGCGCGAACGGGCCATATTTTCTATGCCCATCTGTTCGGCCATTTCTAGCAGATCGGTAATAGGCTTTTGCTTGAGTTCAGTCAGGTTCATATAGGAATGACGTAATCATGTATGGAGGGGGAAATTAAGCTTTTGGCTTAATGAGGCCGCGCCGCAGAGAAGGCGACAGGATCGCGTGCAAATCGAAAGGAGACGGTCGGCGACGGCTAGCAGGGGGCAACGGAGAAGCCGTTGCGGGGCCGAATGTACCACTTGATTTTCTAAGCGTCTAGTACGACGCCCGAAAAAAACCCCGCGATTTGCGGGGCTATATCGTCATCAGATGTTGGCGTCGAGGAACGCCTGCAACTGCGACTTGGACAGTGCGCCGACCTTGGTCGCCGCGACTTCACCGTCCTTGAACAGCATCAGGGTCGGGATACCACGAACGCCGTGCTTGGCCGGGGTTTCCTGATTGTCGTCGATGTTCAGCTTGGCGATGGTCAGCTTGCCCTCGTAGTGGGTAGCGAGGTCATCCAGAACCGGAGCAATCATTTTGCATGGGCCACACCATTCAGCCCAGTAATCCACCAGTACAGGACCAGTAGCCTTCAGGACATCGGCGTCGAAGCTCGCGTCGCTGACGTGTTTGATCAGGTCGTTACTCATGAGATTTCTCCGAGGTCATAGGCAAAAAAACGTGGGCCATCATAACTGTGTCACGCGGTGACAGGAAGACGAGGTTCATTGTCTCTAGCTATGACCTGGCACGGTTGCCTTAATTGCAGGTGCCTAACCGGAGGGTGCAACGAATACGATGCCGGTACGCAAGGCAGCGCCGCGGATGTGCTCCTGCATGGCTTTCTGCGCCGGGCCAGACGCGTTTCGCGCCAGCGCCCGCAGGATCTTGCGGTGCTCCTGCCACGTTTCCATGGCCCTGCCCGCCCGAATAAAAGGCAGTTTCTGGCTCTCCAGAAAAATGTCGGCGCTGGTGGTGATGATCCCCAGAATCGCCTGATTGCCGCTGGCAACGAGGATGCGCCGGTGAAAATCAAAGTCCAGCCGGGCCGCGCAGTCAAAATCCCCTGCCTTTAGCTCAAGGCGCATGGCCTCGACGTTGTCTTCAAGCACATCGCGCTCGTCCGCCGTCAGCGTGACCGCTGCAAGCCCGGCGGCAAACCCTTCCAGCGCATAGCGCAGCTGAAAAGTCTCCGCAGGCGATGCGTGCGCTGCATATGGCCAGGAAAATCCACCCGTGCTCCGTTGTGGTTCAGAAACGGCCTGCACGAATACGCCCTTGCCGGGCTGCACACTGACTAGCCCCAGAGCGCTCAATGAGGACAGTGCCTCGCGCAACGAAGCACGACTGACGCCCAGACGAATCGCCAAATCCCTCTGCGAAGGCAGGCTGTCGCCGGGGACATAGCCCTGCTCGGCGATCAATTTGCGGATCGCCTGGAAGGCGGCTTCAGGCACAGCGACAGGGCTCGGATGCATAGCGATCAAGGTGCATAAACCGTAGGAAAACTCCCTTGTATCGCCATCGGAGGCATCCGGCAAGTGACGCCCAAGCGAGGGGCGCCGGGCCTTTCAAGCGCGCCAAAGCGGGGCGGCCCGCCCACTCACTGTTCAGACCAGTTAGACCAGATCAAGCCTGCGGCCCGCATTCCATGGTCGCAAACCAGCCGCTGGCATGGGCTGTGCACTGGTGCTTGGCCATTACTCGGGCTTCGCCTGCACATTGATCGATTCGGAGACACCCCATGACCCAGCGTTACAGCGCCCTGCTCGCCGCCCTGTTTGCCAGCCTCATGCTCGGCCAGGCCCCCGCCCACGCTAATGGTCTGGATGATGTAACCGCTCGCGGCACGTTGAAAGTCGCCGTTCCGCAAGACTTTCCGCCCTTCGGTTCGGTCGGCCCCGACATGCAGCCGCGCGGTCTGGACATCGACACGGCAAAACTCATTGCCGACCAATTGAAGGTCAAACTTCAACTGACGCCGGTCAACAGCACCAACCGCATCCCGTACCTGACCACTGGCAAGGTTGACCTGGTCATCTCCAGCCTCGGCAAAAACCCCGACCGCGAAAAGGTCATCGACTTCTCCCGCGCCTATGCCCCGTTTTATCTCGCTGTCTTCGGTCCGCCTGAAGACGCGATCAAAACCGTGGACGACCTGAAAGGCAAAACCATCAGCGTGACCCGTGGCGCCATCGAGGACATCGAGCTGACCGCCGTTGCGCCGAAGGAAGCGACGATCAAACGCTTCGAAGACAACAACTCGACCATCGCAGCCTACCTGGCCAAGCAGACCGACCTGATCGCCAGCGGCAACGTGGTGATGGTCGCGATCAGCGAGAAGAACCCCAAGCGCATCCCCGAGCTGAAAGTGAAGCTCAAGGACTCGCCGGTCTACGTGGGTGTGAACAAAGGTCAGCCTGAGTTACTCGCCAAAGTGAACGAGATCCTCGAAGCGGCAAAGAAAGACGGTTCGCTGGAAAAGAACGCGCAGACCTGGCTCAAGCAGCCATTGCCTGCCGACCTCTGATCATCGACCGCCGAGGCGCCTAAATGGCTTATCAGTTCGACTTTATCCCGGTCCTGCAAAACACTGACCTGCTCCTGCGCGGCGCACTGTTCACGCTGGAACTGACCGCGATCGGCACCCTGCTCGGCGTCAGTCTCGGCGTCGTCGGGGCGATTGTCAGGGCGTGGAAAATCCAGCCGTTCTCGGCCATTTTTGGTGTCTATGTCGAGCTGATTCGCAATACACCGTTTCTGGTGCAGTTGTTTTTCATTTTCTTCGGGCTACCGTCCCTGGGCCTGCAGATATCGGAGTGGCAGGCCGCCGTGCTGGCGATGGTCATCAACCTCGGCGCCTATTCGACGGAGATCATCCGTGCGGGCGTGCAGGCAATTCCGCGCGGCCAGATCGAGGCGTCGGCCGCGCTGGCGATGACCCGCTTCGAGACCTTCCGCCACGTCGTGCTGGTCCCGGCGCTGGGCAAGGT encodes the following:
- the rho gene encoding transcription termination factor Rho, giving the protein MNLTELKQKPITDLLEMAEQMGIENMARSRKQDVIFSLLKKHAKSGEEISGDGVLEILQDGFGFLRSADASYLAGPDDIYVSPSQIRRFNLRTGDTIVGKIRPPKEGERYFALLKVDTINFDRPENAKNKILFENLTPLFPTIRMKMEAGNGSTEDLTGRVIDLCAPIGKGQRGLIVAPPKAGKTIMLQNIASNITRNNPEVHLIVLLIDERPEEVTEMQRTVRGEVVASTFDEPPTRHVQVAEMVIEKAKRLVEHKKDVVILLDSITRLARAYNTVIPSSGKVLTGGVDAHALEKPKRFFGAARNIEEGGSLTIIATALVETGSKMDEVIYEEFKGTGNMELPLDRKIAEKRVFPAININRSGTRREELLTADDELQRMWILRKLLHPMDEVAAIEFLIDKLKQTKTNDEFFLSMKRK
- the trxA gene encoding thioredoxin TrxA translates to MSNDLIKHVSDASFDADVLKATGPVLVDYWAEWCGPCKMIAPVLDDLATHYEGKLTIAKLNIDDNQETPAKHGVRGIPTLMLFKDGEVAATKVGALSKSQLQAFLDANI
- a CDS encoding FadR/GntR family transcriptional regulator, whose amino-acid sequence is MHPSPVAVPEAAFQAIRKLIAEQGYVPGDSLPSQRDLAIRLGVSRASLREALSSLSALGLVSVQPGKGVFVQAVSEPQRSTGGFSWPYAAHASPAETFQLRYALEGFAAGLAAVTLTADERDVLEDNVEAMRLELKAGDFDCAARLDFDFHRRILVASGNQAILGIITTSADIFLESQKLPFIRAGRAMETWQEHRKILRALARNASGPAQKAMQEHIRGAALRTGIVFVAPSG
- a CDS encoding transporter substrate-binding domain-containing protein, coding for MTQRYSALLAALFASLMLGQAPAHANGLDDVTARGTLKVAVPQDFPPFGSVGPDMQPRGLDIDTAKLIADQLKVKLQLTPVNSTNRIPYLTTGKVDLVISSLGKNPDREKVIDFSRAYAPFYLAVFGPPEDAIKTVDDLKGKTISVTRGAIEDIELTAVAPKEATIKRFEDNNSTIAAYLAKQTDLIASGNVVMVAISEKNPKRIPELKVKLKDSPVYVGVNKGQPELLAKVNEILEAAKKDGSLEKNAQTWLKQPLPADL
- a CDS encoding amino acid ABC transporter permease, with protein sequence MAYQFDFIPVLQNTDLLLRGALFTLELTAIGTLLGVSLGVVGAIVRAWKIQPFSAIFGVYVELIRNTPFLVQLFFIFFGLPSLGLQISEWQAAVLAMVINLGAYSTEIIRAGVQAIPRGQIEASAALAMTRFETFRHVVLVPALGKVWPALSSQIIIVMLGSAVCSQIATEELSFAANFIQSRNFRSFETYIITTLIYLCMALLVRQLLAWIGRRYIARSR